A stretch of the Deltaproteobacteria bacterium genome encodes the following:
- a CDS encoding outer membrane lipoprotein-sorting protein, translating into MLLSNLLSRFRLGSMTGLLRRYVTTLIAVICGAVLIAASEIALADGKPTKADIAELGKVLDGVDNLWFSAKSSADMTMSVKTSHYDRTLKLTYWTSGADKAVVKINYPPSEKGTVTLRLGSDMYNYLPNVDKTVKVSAALRSASWMGSHFSNEDLVHSAYLARDYDGTIVETKKKGSANIWTVDLVPKKGTAVVWSKIRMIVEKERRIPQSQIFYDERGTKVRTLSFSDLKKIGGKMVPSKILVTPADLPGEHTEMVYEAIRHGVKFDSGFFSLERLKSL; encoded by the coding sequence ATGCTGTTATCAAACTTGCTCTCTCGCTTTCGACTGGGGTCAATGACTGGCCTCCTGCGCAGGTACGTGACAACCCTAATCGCAGTGATTTGCGGTGCTGTACTTATTGCCGCCAGTGAAATTGCACTGGCGGACGGCAAACCGACCAAGGCTGATATCGCGGAACTAGGCAAAGTGTTGGATGGTGTAGACAATCTTTGGTTCTCTGCAAAATCATCGGCTGACATGACGATGTCAGTGAAGACGTCCCACTATGACCGAACGCTAAAATTGACTTATTGGACATCAGGGGCGGATAAAGCAGTCGTCAAAATCAATTATCCTCCGTCAGAAAAAGGCACGGTTACCCTTCGCCTTGGCTCTGACATGTACAACTACCTGCCAAATGTTGATAAGACGGTGAAGGTGAGTGCTGCGCTACGTAGCGCGAGTTGGATGGGCAGTCACTTTTCTAACGAGGACCTCGTTCACTCGGCTTATCTCGCACGAGACTATGACGGTACCATTGTGGAGACCAAAAAGAAGGGTTCCGCCAACATTTGGACAGTCGATTTAGTGCCGAAAAAGGGAACGGCTGTGGTTTGGTCGAAGATTCGGATGATCGTCGAGAAGGAGCGTCGCATTCCGCAGAGTCAGATTTTTTACGACGAGCGTGGCACCAAAGTGAGAACTCTGAGTTTCTCCGATCTCAAAAAAATCGGTGGTAAAATGGTGCCATCAAAGATTCTCGTAACTCCAGCTGATCTTCCCGGTGAGCATACGGAAATGGTGTACGAGGCTATACGTCACGGTGTTAAGTTTGATTCCGGCTTCTTCTCACTAGAGCGCCTTAAATCCCTATAA
- a CDS encoding ABC transporter permease — protein sequence MNLIVFALRNLGRARRRTLMQVAGIGAVTATMLVWGGLNTGLEELLQRTATDLDVGELQLHLPGYVDNPDLYKTIPYIENWQMQFAKVGFKAAPRWYGFGLMGAGDQSSGVQLRGVDLNHEPQVTELDQNIRDGNWFAPDSANELVIGRTLARRLHLNPGDNVVLLAQAADGSAANGVFRIRGILGTVNDEIDTRAVYLPSASFQQFFRLQAGVHEVALKRIDKSISLKIATSKLKSVVERTYPAAEVKTWRELKPVVSKMLDVLSISSKFLFAFIYLSLGGIIVNIVFMTIYDRLVEFGTMTALGMTPKQVLGLIIAESAWIGAFNAIAAWSVGIPIALFLRRYGLDLRFFYDQWSMAGITLKPILYPSLGPIEIFAPVVFMFVALLAFSLYPGVDAARMEPIKALRAG from the coding sequence ATGAATCTAATCGTTTTTGCTCTAAGAAACTTAGGCCGTGCCAGACGACGGACACTCATGCAGGTGGCTGGGATCGGTGCAGTTACCGCAACGATGCTGGTGTGGGGCGGTCTCAATACCGGTCTCGAAGAGCTGCTTCAAAGAACTGCCACTGATCTCGATGTCGGTGAGCTTCAGTTACATTTGCCTGGCTACGTGGATAATCCAGATCTCTATAAAACGATACCATACATAGAGAACTGGCAAATGCAGTTTGCAAAAGTTGGCTTTAAGGCTGCGCCCCGATGGTACGGCTTTGGACTCATGGGCGCTGGAGACCAGTCCAGTGGGGTTCAGTTGAGGGGCGTAGACCTAAATCATGAGCCGCAAGTCACGGAGCTAGACCAAAATATTCGTGATGGGAATTGGTTTGCTCCCGACTCAGCAAACGAGCTGGTCATAGGTCGCACCTTAGCACGGCGCCTCCATCTTAATCCGGGCGACAATGTGGTATTACTCGCACAAGCCGCTGATGGTTCGGCGGCAAATGGCGTCTTTCGCATCCGCGGTATACTGGGTACTGTGAATGACGAAATAGACACTCGAGCGGTCTATTTGCCGAGTGCTTCATTTCAACAGTTTTTCCGTCTGCAAGCCGGTGTACACGAAGTAGCACTCAAGCGAATAGACAAATCGATATCGCTAAAAATAGCGACCTCTAAATTGAAGTCTGTAGTTGAGCGTACATATCCGGCTGCAGAAGTTAAGACGTGGCGTGAGTTAAAGCCAGTTGTGTCAAAAATGCTAGATGTTCTATCGATTTCGAGCAAATTTTTGTTTGCTTTTATTTATCTGTCACTCGGCGGTATCATAGTAAATATTGTGTTTATGACTATTTATGATCGCCTTGTTGAGTTCGGTACGATGACCGCTCTTGGTATGACGCCTAAGCAGGTTTTGGGTCTAATCATTGCAGAATCCGCGTGGATTGGAGCGTTCAACGCCATTGCAGCGTGGTCTGTTGGCATTCCAATCGCTCTTTTTTTACGCCGCTATGGTCTCGATCTACGGTTTTTCTATGACCAATGGTCGATGGCAGGTATCACACTAAAGCCGATTCTCTATCCGAGTTTAGGGCCCATAGAAATTTTTGCACCCGTAGTCTTCATGTTTGTCGCCCTTCTTGCCTTCAGTTTGTACCCAGGTGTCGATGCCGCGCGTATGGAGCCAATAAAAGCCCTGCGTGCAGGATAA
- a CDS encoding flagellar protein FlbD translates to MIHLTRLDNSPLLISLDAIKYIEATPDSVISFINGDSLIVRESLEEIDRRVLQYRVKLLSQAKSSSKP, encoded by the coding sequence GTGATCCATCTGACTAGGCTCGACAATTCACCGCTTCTTATCAGTTTGGACGCGATTAAGTACATCGAAGCCACGCCAGACAGCGTCATATCCTTTATAAATGGCGATAGCTTAATTGTCCGTGAGTCACTAGAAGAAATCGACCGCCGCGTGCTACAGTATAGAGTGAAACTCCTCTCTCAAGCCAAATCCTCCTCCAAACCCTAG
- a CDS encoding flagellar motor protein has translation MDLTSLIGPVLSLGMIIGGLFLEGGHLSSILQVTAAMIVLGGALGALMVAYPLPDVIFAFKSLGVWLKNPGANPDEILKDVIDLAQTARKESILALEKKRDAIKFAPLAKAVKLAVDGTDPNVIRDTLETEAHVTLEEGEVAVKFWEDFGAIAPTIGILGAVLGLIHVMENLDKPEQIGPGIAVAFVATLYGVGSANIFFIPIGKKIKRKVILDGHARAMVSIGVDGILSGLNPKVIEEKLAVFCHGHHSEE, from the coding sequence ATGGATTTGACCAGTCTTATCGGTCCAGTCTTGTCGCTGGGTATGATTATCGGTGGTCTCTTTCTCGAGGGCGGCCACCTTTCCTCCATTCTCCAGGTTACGGCAGCCATGATCGTACTGGGCGGGGCCTTGGGGGCTCTCATGGTGGCTTATCCCCTGCCTGACGTGATCTTTGCCTTTAAGTCTCTAGGCGTGTGGTTGAAGAACCCCGGTGCCAATCCCGATGAAATCCTGAAAGACGTCATCGATTTGGCGCAGACGGCGCGCAAGGAATCGATCCTCGCTCTTGAAAAGAAGCGCGATGCCATCAAGTTTGCACCCCTTGCCAAGGCGGTCAAGCTAGCCGTCGACGGTACCGACCCCAATGTCATCCGGGATACTCTTGAGACCGAAGCCCACGTGACCTTAGAGGAGGGCGAGGTTGCCGTTAAGTTCTGGGAGGACTTCGGCGCTATTGCACCGACGATCGGTATCTTGGGGGCCGTGCTTGGTCTCATTCACGTGATGGAAAATTTGGATAAACCGGAGCAGATCGGTCCCGGTATTGCCGTTGCATTCGTGGCAACGCTCTACGGCGTGGGGTCTGCCAACATTTTCTTCATTCCCATCGGTAAAAAGATCAAACGCAAAGTGATCTTGGATGGCCACGCCCGGGCCATGGTTTCCATTGGCGTCGACGGCATCCTCTCTGGTCTCAACCCAAAGGTCATAGAAGAAAAATTGGCAGTATTCTGCCATGGTCACCATAGCGAGGAGTAA
- a CDS encoding peptide chain release factor 2, translated as MINSLPTKPRRPTRLTPESGGFFDIPGKREKLKALDDKVNADPNFWNDPEKSAPVLKEKKVLELALQRADKLASTRDDLAAALELAAEGDDDYLTEANSLFQQLSAELQTLEVQSLLGGQMDLNDAVVTINSGAGGTESQDWVSILFRMYLRYAERKGWTTEIYDLLPGEEAGIKNVTFTVAGPYAFGMLKSESGVHRLVRISPFDSNARRHTSFASVFVSPVVDDNIEIEINPADLRVDTYRASGAGGQHVNKTESAVRITHIPTGVVVASQTQRSQHQNRDNCMKLLRSALYEREMEKRRKAQGDVEAAKSDISFGSQIRNYVLHPYQLVKDVRTDHETSDSGGVLDGDIEAFINSYLVATRKPS; from the coding sequence ATTATCAACAGCTTGCCAACGAAACCAAGAAGGCCCACGAGGCTTACACCCGAGTCTGGGGGTTTCTTTGACATCCCGGGGAAGAGGGAGAAGCTCAAGGCGCTAGACGACAAGGTTAACGCCGACCCCAATTTCTGGAATGACCCGGAAAAGTCCGCTCCTGTGTTAAAAGAAAAAAAAGTGCTCGAACTAGCCCTGCAGAGAGCCGACAAGTTGGCATCCACCCGGGACGACCTAGCAGCCGCACTTGAGTTAGCGGCAGAGGGTGACGACGACTATCTAACTGAGGCTAACAGCCTATTTCAGCAACTTTCAGCTGAACTCCAAACGCTAGAGGTGCAGAGCCTGCTTGGGGGGCAGATGGACCTCAACGATGCCGTTGTCACCATCAACTCAGGGGCCGGTGGCACTGAGTCGCAAGACTGGGTGTCCATCCTCTTCCGTATGTACCTGCGCTATGCCGAGCGCAAGGGCTGGACCACTGAGATCTACGACCTGCTACCAGGCGAAGAGGCTGGAATTAAGAACGTCACATTTACCGTTGCAGGGCCCTATGCATTCGGAATGCTTAAGTCTGAATCAGGTGTACATCGCCTGGTACGGATTAGCCCATTTGACTCAAATGCCCGTCGCCATACGAGTTTCGCCTCGGTTTTTGTCTCGCCGGTCGTCGACGACAACATCGAGATTGAGATCAATCCCGCCGACCTGCGCGTCGATACCTACCGCGCTAGTGGTGCCGGTGGTCAGCACGTGAATAAGACCGAATCGGCGGTGAGGATCACCCACATACCTACCGGGGTCGTGGTCGCAAGTCAGACGCAACGGTCACAGCACCAAAACCGCGACAACTGTATGAAGCTCTTGCGCTCCGCGCTCTACGAGCGCGAGATGGAGAAAAGACGCAAGGCTCAGGGTGATGTTGAAGCGGCCAAGAGTGACATCTCCTTTGGCAGTCAGATTCGCAACTACGTCCTTCATCCCTACCAGCTGGTCAAGGATGTGCGTACGGATCATGAGACCTCGGACAGCGGGGGGGTCTTGGACGGGGACATTGAGGCATTCATCAATTCTTATTTAGTGGCTACTCGCAAGCCGTCTTAG
- a CDS encoding putative sulfate exporter family transporter has protein sequence MLSDHQRQRCSYILIPILALFCWLPAVSSALALLGGVMIAALLGNPHQTVTKKIVSPLLQWSIIGLGAGMNLSVIGKVGAHGVIYTIIGIVGTVMLGFVLAKWLNVPPKLATLISVGTAICGGSAIAAVAPVIEAEDKDVTVSLGTVFVLNAAALVVFPYIGHALNLSQFAFGTWSALAIHDTSSVVGASMLFGPEALAVGTTTKLVRALWIAPVALTIGAIYSRLLKKSESAAKPKIPLFILGFLLAATARTFIPAISDVADIIATTAKRSLVMTLFLIGVNLSPKTLKAVGLRPLIHGISLWFLVGGATLGAILCGLISN, from the coding sequence ATGCTTTCAGATCATCAGCGCCAGCGATGCTCATACATTTTAATACCCATTCTAGCGCTCTTTTGCTGGTTGCCAGCAGTGTCGTCGGCGCTTGCGCTACTCGGCGGCGTGATGATCGCTGCCTTGCTCGGCAATCCCCATCAAACCGTGACGAAAAAGATCGTATCGCCTCTACTCCAGTGGTCCATCATTGGACTCGGTGCCGGCATGAACCTCAGTGTCATCGGTAAGGTTGGAGCTCATGGCGTCATCTACACGATTATCGGTATCGTTGGTACAGTCATGCTAGGCTTCGTCCTGGCAAAATGGTTAAACGTACCGCCTAAGCTCGCGACCCTCATCAGTGTCGGTACCGCGATCTGTGGCGGCAGTGCCATTGCTGCAGTGGCACCTGTTATCGAAGCCGAAGATAAGGACGTGACCGTATCCCTGGGCACTGTATTTGTTTTAAATGCCGCTGCACTTGTCGTCTTCCCCTATATTGGGCACGCTCTCAACCTCTCGCAATTTGCATTTGGCACTTGGAGCGCCCTGGCCATCCACGACACTAGTTCTGTGGTAGGCGCAAGTATGCTGTTTGGACCTGAAGCTTTAGCAGTTGGCACCACCACCAAACTAGTCCGAGCTCTCTGGATCGCTCCCGTTGCCTTGACGATTGGTGCGATCTACTCACGGCTGCTGAAAAAGAGTGAGTCAGCCGCCAAACCGAAGATTCCACTATTTATACTCGGCTTTTTACTTGCAGCAACAGCACGCACCTTTATTCCTGCGATCAGTGATGTTGCTGACATAATCGCTACTACGGCTAAGCGCAGCCTTGTCATGACCTTATTTTTGATTGGCGTTAATCTGAGCCCCAAAACGCTCAAGGCCGTCGGTCTTAGACCATTAATTCACGGCATTTCCCTGTGGTTTCTTGTGGGTGGCGCCACCCTCGGAGCTATTCTCTGTGGCCTGATCTCAAACTAA
- a CDS encoding HAD family phosphatase has translation MFQPPTGHQVIFDLGNVLIRWDPRNLYRKIFGEDVQGMEWFLANVCNPAWNDRLDAGQSFAAAVAERIAEFPDHAELIRAYHERWFETLGEPINANVEVLADLKRLGYRVHALTNWSAETFYPAKKLFPFLTWFDGVVVSGEEGLVKPDSRIYKRLLERYQIDAASAVFIDDVTRNVEAARQLGITTVQFVDGVDLRQELRQLGMPIPA, from the coding sequence ATGTTTCAGCCACCCACTGGGCACCAAGTGATTTTTGACCTTGGCAATGTGTTGATTCGTTGGGATCCACGTAACTTATATCGAAAAATCTTCGGTGAAGATGTACAGGGGATGGAGTGGTTTCTTGCTAACGTATGCAACCCTGCTTGGAACGATCGGCTTGATGCGGGACAGTCTTTCGCCGCGGCGGTGGCCGAACGCATAGCTGAGTTTCCCGATCATGCGGAACTCATCCGTGCCTATCATGAGCGCTGGTTTGAAACCTTGGGGGAGCCCATCAACGCCAATGTCGAGGTGTTGGCCGACCTAAAACGGCTGGGCTACAGGGTTCACGCTCTGACCAATTGGTCGGCCGAGACCTTTTATCCGGCAAAGAAGTTGTTTCCCTTCCTGACCTGGTTTGATGGTGTCGTGGTATCCGGTGAAGAGGGCTTAGTGAAGCCAGATTCACGGATTTACAAGCGTCTACTGGAGCGCTATCAAATCGATGCCGCATCTGCGGTCTTCATTGACGATGTCACGCGGAACGTTGAAGCTGCGCGGCAGTTGGGCATCACGACGGTTCAGTTCGTTGATGGGGTTGATCTAAGGCAGGAGTTACGCCAGCTAGGTATGCCGATACCAGCTTAA
- a CDS encoding ABC transporter permease, with translation MIQEIIRIGTRNITRNPRRTIVTALSVALGACVSTVLIGTRQNVYDRLIANAAKSGYGVISISEPGFLADPMPSSRIKFDESLLQSLKKAPGIQSASPRTAVAAVVYTAKNSTGAQLVGIDTRYENASNNLMLGAMKGGARLQPSVADDCLVGSLMMTQLGLKFGDRLIFTTTDAIGQMVSNVLHVSGVFETGSPDADGHLVLMQLSTLQKTLGFESNETSFIAVNAEADAVSPRLVSPVERRLMKSVAAKSHVAYWRENFPQVAQIIDVDSTLYGVLLVFASLIIGIGVLNAMMLNIIERRREFGIMLATGMPPLGVVGMVAWEGMLLGCIGLAIGALGAVPMYRYLHDRGIDISEFIGEKKGNSFAIVDQVIGCRLSVNQVLGIVVALMAAGLLAGIYPAMRAATTDPIKVIRS, from the coding sequence GTGATCCAAGAGATCATTCGTATTGGTACTCGCAACATTACGCGTAATCCGCGCCGCACGATCGTCACGGCCTTGTCCGTCGCTCTTGGTGCCTGCGTCTCGACGGTGCTAATCGGTACCCGCCAAAATGTCTACGATAGGTTGATTGCTAATGCGGCTAAGAGTGGTTACGGAGTGATTAGTATTAGCGAACCGGGATTTTTGGCAGATCCCATGCCATCAAGTCGGATAAAATTCGACGAGTCCTTGTTGCAATCCTTGAAAAAGGCGCCAGGAATCCAATCGGCTAGTCCCAGAACGGCAGTGGCTGCTGTGGTGTACACGGCCAAGAACAGCACTGGTGCACAGCTTGTCGGTATCGATACGCGATACGAGAATGCCTCGAATAATTTGATGTTGGGAGCTATGAAAGGAGGCGCTCGGCTACAGCCTTCAGTTGCAGATGACTGTTTAGTTGGGTCGTTAATGATGACTCAGCTTGGTTTAAAGTTTGGTGATCGATTGATATTCACCACTACCGATGCTATAGGTCAGATGGTGTCAAATGTATTGCACGTGAGTGGGGTCTTTGAAACTGGTAGTCCTGATGCTGATGGGCATCTGGTCTTAATGCAGCTGTCAACCCTGCAGAAAACGCTTGGTTTCGAGAGCAATGAAACGTCGTTCATTGCGGTAAACGCCGAAGCTGACGCTGTTTCGCCGCGTCTCGTATCACCCGTGGAGCGGCGCCTGATGAAGTCCGTTGCCGCTAAATCGCATGTAGCTTATTGGCGAGAAAATTTTCCGCAGGTAGCACAAATCATCGATGTTGACAGCACGCTGTATGGTGTTCTGTTAGTGTTTGCCTCGCTCATTATCGGCATCGGTGTGCTGAATGCCATGATGCTAAACATCATAGAGCGACGTCGTGAATTCGGTATCATGCTTGCAACGGGAATGCCGCCTTTGGGTGTCGTCGGTATGGTGGCCTGGGAGGGCATGCTTTTGGGGTGTATCGGACTGGCGATAGGAGCTCTCGGAGCCGTCCCCATGTACCGGTATCTACATGACCGCGGCATCGATATAAGTGAATTTATTGGTGAAAAAAAAGGCAACTCGTTCGCCATCGTCGATCAGGTCATTGGTTGTCGCTTAAGTGTCAATCAGGTACTTGGCATTGTCGTTGCCCTGATGGCGGCTGGTCTGCTGGCCGGGATTTATCCTGCGATGCGGGCTGCGACGACCGATCCGATAAAGGTCATTAGATCCTAA